The proteins below come from a single Methanococcoides sp. AM1 genomic window:
- a CDS encoding monovalent cation/H+ antiporter subunit B codes for MTTIITKTITKICIPLVILFSISLLLAGHNNPGGGFIGGVMFASVIALMYVVFGLKYVKTFFNPDWAKWFGFGLILASLTAFAAMFFGHNFFRSAVEFVHIPLFGEIELVSAGLFDIGVYFVVIGSLLFIFKNVGDDNE; via the coding sequence ATGACCACAATAATAACTAAAACAATAACGAAAATATGCATCCCCCTGGTTATCCTGTTCTCCATATCCCTGCTACTTGCAGGCCATAACAACCCTGGAGGAGGATTTATCGGAGGCGTGATGTTCGCGTCGGTCATTGCACTGATGTACGTCGTATTCGGATTGAAATATGTTAAAACATTCTTCAACCCCGACTGGGCCAAATGGTTCGGATTCGGACTCATACTGGCATCATTGACCGCATTCGCAGCAATGTTCTTCGGACATAATTTCTTCAGGAGTGCTGTGGAATTCGTCCACATCCCATTGTTCGGAGAGATCGAACTCGTATCTGCCGGTCTTTTTGATATCGGTGTTTATTTCGTAGTGATAGGATCACTACTATTCATCTTCAAGAACGTAGGTGATGACAATGAATAA